Genomic DNA from Theobroma cacao cultivar B97-61/B2 chromosome 3, Criollo_cocoa_genome_V2, whole genome shotgun sequence:
TGTAAGATCCACAATTTCCACACTTGTGATACAACCAATGGAAGCCTGCTGTGCCCTTTCGATCACAATCGTTGCACAGAATATCCTGGATTGCCATATGCACTTGATGTAATAAgcaaattaaactaaattcataacctttcattttccaaataatgataaaatttgacaatatctagaaaaaaatctttcaactacttaagaaaatttaattaagtttttattcatttattacattcaattaatcttttatatttttattttaaactaaataaactcttatcaTTAACAGTTGACAAACTATTACTAATTAAAATACCACTTATCATTTAATGTCAAGTAACACTGATGTAGtatattaatatttcataTTGAATGATAACATGACATGCTCATGATCATGTGACATTTTCACCTTCAACATCAATATCATGTTAGTGTCACAAGtgcataaaatgacaaatggtGTTATGACTAATAGtaattagtcaatcattaaccataaagacttatttgaccccaaataaaaatataatgatttgattgaacgtaataaaagaataaagatttatttaaattttttaaaaataatttaaaaactttttcaagCATTATACCATAAAATTATAACTGATCAATATAAGTAATGCATGGAATAAGGTGAACGGGTGGGTTTTGCAGAGAAGTCAACTTACACCCTCCACTTTTCCCTTTAAACTTTTTCCATCCATTAATAATTGCAAAAAGGGTTTACAAGCAATTCATCAGACAAGATGAATCCCTGCTCCTCTCTCACCCACCATATCAGATAAAGTTGTCGTTTTAAGAAAGATGGAAATATACCTGACAGCGATCCCTATATTCTTCTGGAAGCTCCTCAGCAGCCAACAATGCGTCAAGCATGCCAAAGTAAACCTGGAAGGTTCACAACAGATAATGATTACATAATTATGCTTCACACAGACAAAACCTGTAGTTCATCATAACAGGACAACCATTCCCCTCATCTGAGGATTGGAGCAAAGGGGGAGAAAGTACAAGGCAGTAAAAAAGGCGAATTAAGGAATTTGGAATTTAGATTTAGCTAACTGCTTTGAGTAGAActtcaaaaataatatcatatGATTTGTGATTTTACTCCAATCCATGAGTTCATAGTATCATCTCTAAAATGTGGATCTAATCCACAAGTTTGCACAACCAATCAAGTCCAAATACACTCTTGCAAAGGCTTCTATTCAAATGTAACTTCCTACATTTTCTAGATTTTTTGAATCCCTCATCACTATCTTGTATGGAAaaacatgaaagaaaaaaaaggaacctTTTCTAAGTTGTAGAAAACTAGGTTGCAAGAAAGTTCTCTTACCGCCATATCTCCCATGGATTTGCTGCAAATCGGACAGGTGTAGTGACTGCAAGTATATGCCTAACACATTACAGGATGTGAGGTTATATAATCATTCTCCAAAGTTCCTTCAAAGAATaattatacatactgaaacaagaaacaaaaaagcaTACTGAAATATGAGCACAGTCAAGAGAAGAGACCTGAAAACAAGCTGAATGCATGTAATGACCACAAGGTAGAGCTCTGACTGTTGCACTTGACGTGAACAGAAAATCACAACAGATAGGGCAGTTGGTTTCTAAACCTTTCTCCAGGCACTTGTGGTTCACTAACTTTATCCCGAGGCAACAATTGCATGTCATGcaatgaaaaaaatcaatgcCAAGTCCTCTCCCAACACGGCATAGATTGCAAAATGGACAATGATACACATTCCTGCAGAAAAGTTTAGCATAGATGAAAGATAACCATCATGTCTCCACTAAAATTAAACCATGCAGCTATTCTTTAGCATTTCCGAATTACTGAAGGCAGAAGAGAAATTCATGTTACAAGTGCCAATCATCATTCTAGATACAAGgtcctagaaaaaaaaaaagaactgtTTTTACTTGCTCTTTATATTCTCCTACTATCAGGTTGTAAGTGCAATGCGAGATCCTTTACATTCTATATGAAggaggaaaaaggaaaggacAAGAGAgtggaaggaaaaagaagcaaTATAGAACATTTTACTAGTTTGTTGAAGTGAAAATGATGAGGGAAACAGGAAGGAACTTGCATCTTTGCAGACTAACAAAACCAATCATTCActaaatagaagaaaaaacaagatGAAAAGACTCGAACCACAACAGATTTATTCTTCCATTTTTTCTCAGATATTTTCACTGTTGTATATCTAGCTTAGCTATCTACACCATAAGGAGCAAAACTGGAAAGGACGATGATCAACAATAAGTTGAACACCTCTTATTTTCACTTCTCCTATTTGAATTGTCACAACTAAAGGCCAAAAAGAAATTTGTCCCACCTGAAATGAAACCATAGAAAACAGTCAACATGtctaaaacttaaaatttttccaCATCCGCCTTTTTTTAATACCCATCAACAATGGAGCCTACTAAACAGACATTTTAATACGTAACTTTCACAAACATTCCTTCCTCATTTTGACTTCTTAAGCTGAGTAAAAGTCAATTTCTGGAAAAGGAAACAGGACAGTGTTGTAATTTAACAGTCAGAAAAAAGGGTGCAAATGCAACCTTGATCTGAATCTAAACAAAGAGTCAAAAAAGATGTAAAGCATAAGATGCAgcaaacaaaaactaaaatttagaGTGTTTATAAAGTACAAACACTAAAAAAGGTCATAAAAAGCAGGGTAAAAATATAAGACTTATAAAGATATGAAGTTATTTAAGGTTGTAATGCCACTATAAAGGGACAATCACTgtaggatttttcaatttatttgtcATTGGACACACTAGCGTCAATGTCTCGGCTTACATGTATTACGCAACTGAGTACAGCCTGGTTATAGATCATCAAAACAGATATTAAAGATTCCTAAACTCATAACTCCAAGTTTCTAAGAGCTTAACGATGTGATAGGAGAAAGAGTCTGCACATCTCCAAATTGAATAAATGTGGAGGACAACAATTTAATGACGCTTACAGGGAAACCcactaaaataataaaaatttcacaaaTGAAGGCTTAAAGTTCCTGGAACTGACATTCAGAAAATCTTGATGTATCCAAAAGGgcatcatataaataataaaaaaattaaattaaattcagATGGAGATCATGGTATTGCTGCAAGATGACATTGCCAAGAACAATACctttcatcatcaaaaaacTTGCATATGTTACAATAATACTTCGCCATTGGAAGTCCATTGCAGGAAGGTGTAGTGCATATTGGCCCAACAGGCTGTATCTTAAGGCATTGCATGCACATCATCTCTAAGGTTGCTTTCCTGaattggagaaaaaaaaatcacacgCAGGACCGCAACCTCAAATGTAGGAAATAGTACAGGAACTTACCTATCCATTGAGTGATCGCTCACTTCATCATGGCAAAACCTGCAGGTAAACAATTTGCCACAGCAAGCAGCACGGAGTTTGCAGTTCCTTTTGTAGTGTTCGCACCCAAATATCTGTTTCTCTGTATCTCGAAATGATGGAGAGCATCCCAATACATCTTCACTGTTAGAAGTTTCACCGGATGCTGCTTGAGGCAACTTTTGCTGAGCAGCTATCCAACGactaaaataaacaatttctCGATTTATTATTAAGGACtcgttaaaaaaaataaagaaataatattgGACCAAACAAAATAAGAGAAGATAAGAAACACAAAATATTATGCTAATTATTATAgggaattaaattaaataaagagGATAATTATCATAAAACTAACCTAGTTAAAAGATTTTGAACAAGATACGCTTTTCTCCTTGGATCAAGGGTTGAGTCCCGATAAACCTTCCTGATCTCTGACTCAAGCTCATTTTGATTCATTCGAAAAATATCTTTCCACCCAGGCTTAAACATTTGATCACTTTGGTCCAAGCTCTCTTGAAAATCATTCTCTAGAGCAGAATATAggagaaataaattaaaatgttcCACAGAACAAAGTACATAATACCACAAGCATACCATTACCAAATACCTTTAAGAGAAATGCCAGTTTCTGACATTTCATTCTGCAAGGATGATTGTGAAGGTTCTTTCCAGCATTCATTAAGCCACTCATTGAACATTGTGTTTTTGGTTGCTTGCTTCCACGTGTCcatcattttattttgctCATCCTGAGTTAAGGCTGAAGTTACCCATGGCAGCATTGACTGAAGCACTTCAGCACCTGTGGTTCCAATTATTCGGCCAACTAGTTTGTCTTGCTCCTCCACAGAGAAATATCTACCAAATAATGGCCAAAGCTCAAGTTCTTCCCTGAAAATGTGATGATCCAGGGTAACTCTGATGGATTTGCACATCCCCTGTAGCTTAGTAGCCAGCTCGTTATATTTCCTCAAAAGATCACCATCATAGGCACCATAAAGTTCGGTGCCATTATCAGTTAAATTTTCTGGGACATGACCTCTGGTCAAGCTTTCTTTAAGGTGTGAAAGCTCAGAAAGAACACTGTTAATGTCTGCAAATAATTTTTCCTCCTGCTTATGGTCTAGTGTGTATGAGTGACTGACATTATGAAGTGTCTCTTTAGACTCCAATGCTGGAAAAACAATATCATCCTCAGCATTACTATGAGCTCTGTACAAACCCCATAATAGATGAAATCTGCCAATAAACTGCCGAAGGAATGTCTCGTCACAATCACTGAGCTTTCCAGATTCAACATCCAGATATTCCAAGTCTTTGCTGATAGCTTTATGAAATTTGAATATAGTATCAATTGGCCGTTCTGCTGAGTCAATGTCAGACAAGTTATTATCTGATTCCCAGACAAAAAGACTGGAATTAAGAGATGGAGCAGAGGAGCTAAAAGATAAAGATCGCAGAGACTTGGCTGTTGAAAGAGAACTCAACCCCAGATTATTACATTTTACTCCTAAACCAGGAACATAGCAAGACCTCTCATTACAAGATGGCTTGTGGCCATCTACAGTATCTGACTGGTCAGAAGCATTGCCATTTTTGAATGATTCTGAAGTGTGCTTTTTGACTGGCCTTTTGACTTCATCTCCATGAATTGATAAACAGGTTTCTTTCATGCACAGGGCAGAGGTACATGCACAGCATGATCGAACAAAATCTTCCTCAATGTCAGTGAACCTTTTAACACAGCAACCATTCCCATGTGGTGACAAACACATGCCTTGATTACGACCCTTGCACGCCCAACCAGAATAAAGTGTCATCAGAGCAGTATCTGTTGCTGGAGCTGAATTGAAGAAATACAAACGTGTTAGAAATGGTACATTCAGTAGTAAAAACTTCATTTATATTTTCCATAAAGTGAGTAACTGACTACAAGGGAATGGGTATATAGACCTGCCAACTGCATGTTTTTCAGGAAATTCTGGGCTTCATTGTCAGTTAATGACCCAACTAGCCACGGCAAGACACGCTCAATCAATCTCAAGGGCATCACACACAAGCTTTGATACAAAAGTTCGCGCTGCCTTTTGAAGCTAAAGTTCTTTCTCACAATCGGAAGAACCTAGAAGTGAACAATGGCTTAGCAGAAACATTCACATATTGTAAGAGCATGTTTGGTAACATAAATTTCTAGTCATGCACAAAGTGATATAATCAACCACAGCAAGAGGAAACATAGAGCTTTAGTTCCAACTTCTGTACTTAAAACAGAACATAggatattaaatcattaaataataTACTAGAGCACTTTCAAATATGTAAGGTATGCAGGCATGTATGTTTTTATGTGTCTGTATTTAGTGATGTATACATCTATATAAACTGGGTCAGTTCAGGAATGCGAAGACTTAATGCCTAAAACCAGAGAACCTACCAAACATCCCCCAAAAAAAAGCTCACCTGAACTTCCTCATTGTGGAAATGCGTCCTTATAGTTTCCATTATTTGATCAGCATGTTCACATAACTTGGAGTAAAATTCAGCAGCTGAAGTAGAAACTGCTCCTGCATTTTGAATACTTTCAATCAAACACCTAAACTCATTGAATTGGCTTTCTTCTTCAGCATGCTCCTGGGAGAAAGACAGTTCTCCATCAACTGCAGGGAATATGACCTTGTCCTCGGCAATACTGCATAATAGCAGCAACTCCAATCATCAGTTTTTGTGCTTGAAATATAAACATGCAAATATACAGAAAAAGTAGGGTCTTTTGACAATGAGAAGGTGATGAAATCAAAATATCCACATCAGCTCTCAGTtgaagattttaaaattcataagccaGCTTCTCCTCTGATTAACAACCATAATATCAGAAGAATGACTCACTTTTCAGAAAGAGCAATAGAGGGTAGacaaagatgaaaaatcttcctttttttttggtccACCCTTATTCTTGAAACATGAAGAAGAGCAACTTGATAACCAGAATTTGGCAATTCAGAGTGCTAACAGTGAGAATGGAGCCAGTATGAATGGTGCCATGACTTACAGGTTTTTCTTTCAAGATGCTTCTATTTAGAGATGGTGAAACAACATGCCCTGACAGGTTCCACCCTTCCctgacaataattttttatttgaaaaaatggGGGTTGAAGCAATGCAGGGAGggttttttaaataaaaaactgaAACCAAAGGTGAACAGGTTTAGATTGTCCTGCCCTGGGTATATATACAattgatatttatattaatctttacctaatattatgtaaatataatattaatatatatatttttaatacaagtgtgaaaaattatttgaataataaaatttatatttaaaaaataattttttatttacatgataaatgttttttatgatttaatataataaataaaaggtaaTAACAATTTTCAGGACATGTCTGCAGGTGATAAACTTCTCAGGGGGCAGAGGTAGTGAAATTTAGATCCAATATATTATATTGAGGTAGAATCAACAagtaaagagaagaaaagcctcaaaaaaaagggggaaatACCTGTGAAAGATGCAAACCTCGGCAACAAATTGCAATCTTTCATTAAAGACTGATAGATTACTGAAGTCCCCAGAAAGTTGAATCTTCCTAGCCTCCTCAGCTATCTCATTCAACTCTCTTTTAATAGCATTATGCCAAAGCAATATTTCGT
This window encodes:
- the LOC18604147 gene encoding uncharacterized protein LOC18604147, with amino-acid sequence MAIPLPELQRREEAVVVSPSTVQTASFGGLSEESEEKSPILMFLLFHKAVRNELDALHRLAMAFATGNSVDIQSLFQRYGFLRSIYKHHSIAEDEVIFPALDIRVKNVAKTYSLEHKGESNLFDHLFELLNSYMQDDESFPRELASCTGALQTSISQHMAKEEEQVFPLLIEKFSLEEQASLVWQFLCSIPVNMMAEFLPWLSSFFSPDEYQDMKKCLSKIVPEEKLLQQVIFTWMEGRNGADISGKCHLNSTDGISQSLSSMTCPCESSKTGKRKYLEPSNNVSETDGTHPMNEILLWHNAIKRELNEIAEEARKIQLSGDFSNLSVFNERLQFVAEVCIFHSIAEDKVIFPAVDGELSFSQEHAEEESQFNEFRCLIESIQNAGAVSTSAAEFYSKLCEHADQIMETIRTHFHNEEVQVLPIVRKNFSFKRQRELLYQSLCVMPLRLIERVLPWLVGSLTDNEAQNFLKNMQLAAPATDTALMTLYSGWACKGRNQGMCLSPHGNGCCVKRFTDIEEDFVRSCCACTSALCMKETCLSIHGDEVKRPVKKHTSESFKNGNASDQSDTVDGHKPSCNERSCYVPGLGVKCNNLGLSSLSTAKSLRSLSFSSSAPSLNSSLFVWESDNNLSDIDSAERPIDTIFKFHKAISKDLEYLDVESGKLSDCDETFLRQFIGRFHLLWGLYRAHSNAEDDIVFPALESKETLHNVSHSYTLDHKQEEKLFADINSVLSELSHLKESLTRGHVPENLTDNGTELYGAYDGDLLRKYNELATKLQGMCKSIRVTLDHHIFREELELWPLFGRYFSVEEQDKLVGRIIGTTGAEVLQSMLPWVTSALTQDEQNKMMDTWKQATKNTMFNEWLNECWKEPSQSSLQNEMSETGISLKENDFQESLDQSDQMFKPGWKDIFRMNQNELESEIRKVYRDSTLDPRRKAYLVQNLLTSRWIAAQQKLPQAASGETSNSEDVLGCSPSFRDTEKQIFGCEHYKRNCKLRAACCGKLFTCRFCHDEVSDHSMDRKATLEMMCMQCLKIQPVGPICTTPSCNGLPMAKYYCNICKFFDDERNVYHCPFCNLCRVGRGLGIDFFHCMTCNCCLGIKLVNHKCLEKGLETNCPICCDFLFTSSATVRALPCGHYMHSACFQAYTCSHYTCPICSKSMGDMAVYFGMLDALLAAEELPEEYRDRCQDILCNDCDRKGTAGFHWLYHKCGNCGSYNTRVIKTETAATYCTTTQQ